A genomic region of Chloroflexota bacterium contains the following coding sequences:
- a CDS encoding aldehyde dehydrogenase family protein, with protein MSDHKVYYNYIGGEWVPARSGKTYENRNPADTRDVIGIFPDSGAEDIADAVAAAKEAYNAWRLVPAPKRGELLYRASQILQERKEQYANDMTREMGKVLAETRGDVQEAIDMGYFMAGEGRRLYGVTTPSELPNKFQMSVRQPLGVCGLITPWNFPMAIPSWKIFPALICGNTVVIKPAEDTPLSTYNFVQALVDAGLPKGVVNIVSGHGPTAGEPLVQHPDVKVISFTGSTEVGRHVSTLCAQQGKHVSLEMGGKNPMIIMDDADLDLVLAGAVWGAFGTTGQRCTATSRIIAHRSIVDELTSRIQAEAKTIQVGNGLLDGMQMGPSINEGQLSVVEKYVKIGREEGAELVLGGERLTDGDLGHGFFHQPTIFGNVKRNMRIAQEEIFGPVVSIIPVDSLEEAIDVANDVPYGLSSSIYTRNVNNAFIAMRDLYTGIVYVNAPTIGAEIHLPFGGTKGTGNGKREGGTQVLDTYSEWKSLYVDYSGGLQRAQIDNAE; from the coding sequence ATGTCGGACCATAAGGTGTACTATAACTACATTGGCGGCGAGTGGGTGCCAGCGCGTTCGGGCAAGACCTACGAGAACCGCAACCCCGCCGATACCCGCGATGTGATTGGCATCTTCCCCGACTCTGGTGCTGAGGATATTGCCGATGCGGTTGCCGCAGCCAAAGAGGCCTACAATGCATGGCGACTTGTGCCAGCTCCCAAGCGTGGCGAGTTGCTGTATCGGGCTTCGCAAATTCTTCAAGAACGCAAAGAGCAATATGCCAACGATATGACCCGTGAAATGGGCAAGGTTTTGGCCGAAACCCGTGGCGATGTGCAAGAAGCGATCGACATGGGCTATTTTATGGCTGGCGAAGGTCGGCGTTTGTATGGCGTAACCACGCCCTCGGAATTGCCCAATAAATTCCAGATGAGCGTGCGCCAACCGTTGGGCGTGTGTGGCTTGATTACACCATGGAACTTCCCAATGGCCATCCCATCGTGGAAGATCTTTCCAGCCTTGATTTGCGGTAACACGGTGGTGATCAAGCCTGCCGAAGATACGCCACTTTCAACCTACAACTTTGTGCAAGCCTTGGTTGATGCTGGCCTACCTAAAGGTGTGGTCAATATTGTTTCGGGCCATGGCCCAACTGCTGGCGAGCCATTGGTGCAACATCCCGATGTGAAAGTGATTTCGTTCACTGGCTCGACCGAAGTTGGTCGCCATGTTTCAACCCTTTGTGCCCAACAAGGCAAGCATGTGTCGCTCGAAATGGGCGGCAAAAACCCCATGATCATCATGGACGATGCTGATCTTGATTTAGTGTTGGCGGGCGCAGTTTGGGGCGCATTTGGCACAACCGGCCAACGCTGTACCGCGACCTCACGGATTATTGCTCATCGCTCAATTGTTGATGAACTGACCAGCCGCATCCAAGCTGAAGCCAAAACCATTCAAGTGGGCAATGGCTTGCTCGACGGTATGCAAATGGGGCCATCAATTAACGAAGGCCAATTGAGCGTGGTTGAAAAATATGTCAAGATTGGCCGTGAAGAAGGCGCTGAATTGGTGCTGGGCGGCGAACGCTTGACCGATGGCGATTTGGGCCATGGCTTCTTCCACCAGCCAACCATTTTTGGCAATGTCAAACGCAATATGCGCATCGCTCAAGAGGAAATTTTCGGGCCTGTGGTTTCGATCATTCCGGTTGATAGCCTTGAAGAAGCGATTGATGTTGCCAACGACGTGCCATATGGTTTGTCATCGTCGATTTATACTCGCAATGTCAATAATGCCTTCATTGCCATGCGTGATCTCTACACTGGGATTGTCTATGTCAATGCGCCAACCATTGGGGCCGAAATTCACCTGCCCTTTGGTGGCACCAAAGGCACTGGCAACGGCAAACGCGAAGGTGGCACCCAGGTACTCGATACCTACAGCGAATGGAAATCGTTGTATGTCGATTACAGTGGTGGCTTGCAACGCGCCCAAATCGATAACGCCGAATAA